A window of Mycolicibacterium fluoranthenivorans contains these coding sequences:
- a CDS encoding LCP family protein: MIRKAIGVFSALVLVLTGAGWWQVYRAVGGITVSDALGALGVTAHSTGGAMNVLLIGLDSRKDQNGNDLPQELLDKLHAGDSDSGGYNTNTLILVHISPDDHVTAFSIPRDDYVDVTGIVPGNDNIKIKEAYGLTKAAAEDTLVNDGVGDQSTLESKGREAGRAATLKVVQRLTGVPIDYFAEINLAGFYDLADSLGGVQVCLNSAVSDDYSGAHFPAGNQTLDAEQAVEFVRQRHGLDNGDLDRTHRQQAFLVSVMRQLQDSGALADVGKLQSLIGVAHKDIVLSNGWGADQFRRVAELAGGHVEFQTLPVLRYDNVDGQAVNIIDPAAIKAEVSAAFSGDLPDFTALPTSTVDVINAGGTEGLAATVSDALRAKGFNIGDVRNATAADPTATTVDGGAGTGTDVHAVGTLLGIDSTPTPDDAVGAGHIRIVLGADYVPPGTVTAAGSTEAVSGSGPDTPDVPNPGKPIDNGQIPCVD; this comes from the coding sequence ATGATTCGTAAAGCGATCGGCGTCTTCTCAGCGCTCGTCCTGGTGCTGACCGGTGCCGGTTGGTGGCAGGTGTATCGCGCAGTCGGCGGTATCACCGTGTCCGATGCGCTGGGCGCCCTGGGTGTCACCGCACACTCCACCGGCGGCGCCATGAATGTCCTGCTGATCGGCCTGGATTCGCGCAAGGATCAGAACGGCAACGACCTGCCCCAGGAACTACTGGACAAGCTGCACGCCGGCGACTCGGATTCCGGCGGCTACAACACCAACACGCTGATCCTGGTCCACATCTCCCCCGACGATCACGTCACGGCGTTCTCGATTCCCCGCGACGACTATGTGGACGTCACCGGCATCGTGCCCGGTAACGACAACATCAAGATAAAAGAGGCGTACGGCCTGACCAAGGCCGCCGCCGAAGACACCCTCGTCAACGACGGGGTCGGCGATCAGTCCACACTGGAGTCCAAGGGGCGTGAGGCCGGCCGGGCTGCGACGCTGAAGGTGGTACAACGCCTCACCGGGGTCCCGATCGACTATTTCGCCGAGATCAATCTGGCGGGTTTCTACGACCTGGCCGACAGTCTCGGTGGCGTCCAGGTGTGCCTGAATTCGGCGGTGTCCGACGACTATTCGGGCGCCCACTTCCCGGCGGGCAACCAGACTCTGGATGCCGAACAGGCAGTCGAGTTCGTCCGGCAACGCCACGGCTTGGACAACGGCGACCTCGACCGCACCCACCGCCAGCAGGCGTTCCTGGTATCGGTGATGCGCCAGCTGCAGGACAGCGGAGCGCTGGCGGATGTCGGCAAGCTACAGAGCCTCATCGGGGTCGCGCACAAGGACATCGTGTTGTCGAACGGCTGGGGCGCGGACCAGTTCCGCCGGGTGGCCGAGCTTGCGGGCGGCCATGTCGAATTCCAGACCCTGCCGGTCCTGCGCTATGACAATGTCGACGGCCAGGCCGTCAACATCATCGACCCCGCGGCGATCAAGGCCGAGGTCAGCGCCGCCTTCTCGGGTGATCTGCCCGACTTCACCGCACTGCCCACCAGCACCGTCGACGTGATCAACGCCGGCGGCACCGAAGGACTGGCGGCCACCGTCTCGGATGCCCTGCGCGCCAAGGGCTTCAATATCGGCGACGTCCGCAACGCGACGGCCGCGGATCCGACCGCCACGACGGTGGACGGCGGCGCAGGCACCGGGACCGATGTGCATGCCGTCGGAACGCTGCTCGGTATCGACTCCACGCCCACCCCCGATGACGCTGTCGGCGCCGGGCATATCCGGATCGTCCTCGGCGCGGACTACGTGCCACCCGGTACCGTCACCGCGGCCGGATCCACCGAGGCCGTGTCCGGGTCGGGCCCAGACACGCCCGACGTGCCCAACCCGGGTAAACCCATCGACAACGGGCAGATTCCCTGCGTCGACTAG
- a CDS encoding ATP-dependent DNA ligase, translating to MLLSAVADASAEVGASSSRLAKAARVATLLAHSDPGDVGIVVSWLAGELPQRQIGVGWAALKVLPEPAAVPELTVSGVDDTLSRIKTTTGKGSQALRTQLLAELFTAATGAEQTFLRRLLSGELRQGALAGVMADAIARAAAVPAADVRRAAMLAGDLSAVAVAALSEGAAGLVRFTLTVGRPVGPMLAQTATGVGDALEKLGGDTVFETKLDGARVQIHRRGNDVTVYTRSLDEVTARLPEVVAAARALPVTDLIADAEAIALRPDGRPHRFQVTASRFGTTGRGEPPLSVFFFDLLHHDGTDLLDLPTTERLAVLDAVVPAAQRVDRLITADPAAAARFLDATLSAGHEGVMAKSPTAPYEAGRRGSGWLKVKPVHTLDLVVLAVEWGSGRRTGKLSNIHLGARDPATGGFVMLGKTFKGMTDATLDWQTRRFTELAVHGTDGYLVEVRPEQVVEIAFDGVQGSTRYPGGMALRFARVLRYRDDKTAGEADTIDTVRALFQRAD from the coding sequence ATGTTGCTCAGCGCAGTGGCGGATGCCTCGGCCGAGGTGGGGGCGTCGTCCTCGCGGCTGGCCAAAGCGGCGCGGGTGGCCACGCTGCTGGCCCACTCCGATCCCGGCGACGTCGGCATCGTGGTGTCCTGGCTGGCGGGTGAGCTTCCGCAGCGCCAGATCGGTGTCGGGTGGGCCGCCTTGAAGGTGCTGCCCGAACCCGCCGCCGTGCCGGAGCTGACGGTGTCCGGCGTCGATGACACCCTCAGCAGGATCAAGACCACCACCGGCAAAGGTTCGCAGGCACTGCGCACCCAGCTGCTCGCCGAGCTGTTCACCGCGGCCACCGGCGCCGAACAGACCTTCCTACGGCGGCTGCTGTCCGGCGAACTGCGTCAGGGTGCACTCGCCGGGGTGATGGCCGACGCCATCGCCCGGGCCGCCGCGGTACCCGCCGCCGACGTCCGCCGGGCTGCGATGCTGGCCGGCGACCTGTCCGCGGTCGCCGTCGCCGCACTGTCCGAGGGCGCCGCCGGTCTGGTCCGGTTCACCCTCACCGTCGGACGCCCGGTCGGGCCGATGCTCGCACAGACCGCGACCGGTGTCGGTGACGCTCTCGAAAAACTGGGTGGCGACACCGTTTTCGAGACGAAGCTGGACGGCGCCCGGGTTCAGATCCACCGTCGCGGCAACGACGTCACGGTGTACACCCGCAGCCTCGACGAGGTCACCGCGCGCCTGCCGGAGGTCGTCGCGGCCGCACGCGCCCTGCCGGTCACCGATCTCATTGCCGACGCGGAGGCCATCGCATTACGGCCGGACGGACGCCCGCACCGGTTCCAGGTGACCGCCTCGCGGTTCGGCACGACCGGTCGAGGCGAACCGCCGTTATCGGTGTTCTTCTTCGACCTGTTGCATCACGACGGCACCGATCTGCTCGATCTGCCGACCACCGAACGTCTGGCCGTCCTCGACGCGGTGGTACCCGCCGCGCAGCGGGTGGACCGGCTGATCACCGCCGATCCAGCTGCAGCGGCCCGGTTCCTGGATGCCACGCTGAGCGCGGGGCACGAAGGGGTGATGGCGAAATCGCCGACCGCACCGTATGAGGCCGGTCGCCGCGGGTCCGGGTGGCTGAAGGTCAAACCGGTGCACACCCTGGATCTGGTGGTGCTCGCCGTGGAATGGGGCTCGGGTCGGCGCACCGGCAAGCTGTCGAATATCCACCTCGGGGCCCGAGATCCGGCGACGGGCGGATTCGTGATGTTGGGTAAGACCTTCAAGGGCATGACCGACGCCACGCTGGACTGGCAGACCCGGCGGTTCACCGAGCTGGCCGTCCACGGCACCGACGGTTATCTGGTCGAGGTACGCCCGGAGCAGGTCGTCGAGATCGCTTTCGACGGCGTGCAGGGTTCGACGCGGTATCCGGGCGGAATGGCGCTGCGGTTCGCCCGGGTGTTGCGTTATCGGGACGACAAGACGGCCGGTGAGGCCGACACCATCGACACCGTGCGGGCGTTGTTCCAGCGGGCCGACTGA
- a CDS encoding pyridoxamine 5'-phosphate oxidase family protein, producing the protein MSNTHELDVLNRRQCLDRLQSTRVGRLIFTEGALPAVQPVNFRLWHHDVVIRVAGGGKLAAAADHQVVAFEADDLDQDLRSGWSVTIVGHAEPITDIDEIVEVAGTFVTPWVTGRRDHFIRIKTEQMTGREFRDPASPHYHAAAVSESAQ; encoded by the coding sequence ATGTCGAACACACACGAGCTGGATGTGCTCAACCGACGGCAATGCCTGGACCGGTTGCAGAGCACCCGCGTCGGTCGGCTCATCTTCACCGAGGGGGCGCTGCCCGCGGTGCAACCGGTGAATTTCCGGCTGTGGCATCACGATGTGGTGATCCGGGTCGCCGGCGGAGGCAAACTCGCCGCTGCAGCCGACCATCAGGTGGTGGCCTTCGAAGCCGATGACCTGGACCAGGACCTCCGTTCCGGATGGAGTGTGACCATCGTCGGCCATGCGGAGCCCATCACCGATATCGATGAAATAGTCGAGGTGGCAGGTACTTTCGTCACGCCGTGGGTAACCGGCCGGCGCGACCACTTCATTCGGATCAAGACCGAGCAGATGACCGGGCGTGAGTTCCGCGACCCGGCCAGCCCGCACTACCACGCGGCCGCCGTGTCGGAGTCCGCTCAGTAA
- a CDS encoding substrate-binding domain-containing protein — MNSNARTESNAVVVGVVNPLQGPLGIIGPSAQLCAELAAEEINREGGILGREVKLVHVDGGAQVDKVRAQVLELAMAGRIQAVAGVHTSTVRESLASAIGGAIPYIYNSLYEGGERRPGVFVTGETPETQLLPAMTLLAGERRISRWALVGNDYVWPRGTANTIRGHLATTGSGSLVDEMYVPLGTSSFDAQLDRLERSTATAVVVLLVGQDAVEFHRQYAARELDAKAVRLTPLMDENMLLAAGDHSCRDLYVGAGYFSSLCTSDSLDFVGRYARRFGADAPLVGTMGESCYEGLHLLAALARTAGTLDVNVMTTLSNSLVYECARGVQRLDAGHTAPRTYLAEADGFDFNVLTEMTAVPLG; from the coding sequence ATGAACAGCAACGCACGGACGGAATCGAACGCCGTCGTCGTCGGCGTGGTCAATCCGCTGCAGGGACCACTCGGGATCATCGGTCCGTCGGCGCAACTGTGTGCGGAACTGGCCGCCGAGGAGATCAATCGCGAGGGCGGCATACTCGGCCGCGAGGTGAAACTCGTGCACGTCGACGGCGGCGCGCAGGTAGACAAAGTTCGAGCGCAGGTGCTTGAACTCGCCATGGCAGGCAGGATACAAGCGGTCGCGGGCGTACACACGTCCACCGTGCGGGAATCACTGGCGTCGGCCATCGGTGGCGCGATCCCCTATATCTACAACTCGTTGTACGAGGGCGGTGAGCGGCGCCCGGGCGTCTTCGTCACCGGCGAGACGCCGGAGACGCAGCTGTTGCCCGCGATGACACTGCTCGCTGGGGAGAGGCGCATCTCCCGCTGGGCGTTGGTCGGCAACGACTACGTGTGGCCACGCGGCACCGCGAACACCATCCGAGGGCATCTCGCCACGACAGGCTCCGGGAGCCTCGTCGATGAGATGTACGTTCCGCTGGGCACGTCGAGTTTCGACGCACAGCTCGACCGGCTCGAGCGCTCGACCGCCACGGCGGTGGTCGTTCTGCTGGTCGGGCAGGACGCCGTCGAATTCCATCGGCAGTACGCCGCACGCGAACTGGACGCCAAGGCGGTCCGCCTGACACCCCTGATGGACGAGAACATGCTGCTGGCCGCGGGCGATCACAGTTGCCGCGACCTGTACGTCGGCGCCGGCTATTTCTCGTCCCTGTGCACCTCCGACAGTCTCGACTTCGTCGGGCGATATGCCCGCCGGTTCGGCGCTGACGCCCCGTTGGTGGGGACTATGGGTGAATCGTGCTACGAGGGATTGCATCTGCTGGCGGCGCTCGCGCGTACCGCGGGCACCCTCGACGTGAACGTGATGACCACGCTGTCGAATTCGCTGGTATACGAATGCGCTCGCGGCGTGCAACGCCTCGACGCCGGACACACCGCCCCCCGAACGTATCTGGCCGAAGCCGACGGGTTCGACTTCAACGTGCTCACCGAGATGACTGCCGTCCCACTGGGTTGA
- a CDS encoding MarR family winged helix-turn-helix transcriptional regulator gives MSQAALALSAIQNSLLERVREVLAAGGCTLEEWRILDCLKDSGALAMSEISETTSIPPSALTKIVDRMVANNLVYRRTDNVDRRKINLRLTSRGASAYRQLAETVDRCDLLYDQDQLQKLTALCDLVRDVAESAPSKGGIPA, from the coding sequence GTGAGCCAGGCTGCGCTGGCGTTGAGCGCGATTCAGAACTCGCTGCTGGAGCGGGTTCGTGAGGTGCTCGCCGCAGGGGGATGCACCCTGGAGGAGTGGCGGATCCTGGATTGTCTCAAGGACTCTGGGGCGCTCGCCATGTCGGAGATCAGCGAGACGACATCGATTCCGCCGTCGGCACTGACGAAGATCGTCGACCGCATGGTGGCCAACAACCTGGTGTATCGCCGGACGGACAACGTCGACCGGCGCAAGATCAATCTTCGGCTGACCTCGCGGGGCGCCAGTGCGTACCGGCAGCTGGCCGAAACCGTGGATCGCTGCGATCTGCTGTACGACCAAGACCAGTTGCAGAAGTTGACGGCGTTGTGCGACCTGGTGCGTGACGTGGCGGAGTCCGCCCCGAGCAAAGGCGGGATCCCGGCGTAG